The genome window TTGTGCCTGCGGCACATTATATGTGCGGTGGTGTTGTGACCGATATGTTCGGCCGAACCGATATAAAAAGGCTTTATGCTGTCGGCGAAACCGCCTGCACAGGACTGCACGGCGCAAACAGGCTGGCCAGCAACTCTTTGAGCGAAGCCCTGGTTTATGCGGATAAAGCAGCTAAACAGGCTCTGCATGAAATTAAAACAAAAGATTTTACTTCCACGCCCGAACCGCCCCAGTGGGATGAAACCGGAACAATCCATAGTGATGAATGTATTATGGTCTCGCACAACTGGGATGAGATACGCAGATTTATGTGGAACTATGTCGGTATAGTAAGGTCAAATAAAAGACTTGACAGGGCGCGGCGACGCATTGAAAATATTCAGAAAGAGATCCTTGCTTATTACTGGGATTTTAAGGTGGCGCCCGATCTTATTGAGCTGAGAAATATAGCCACAGTGGCGGAACTTATAATCAAATGCGCCATGCACCGGAAAGAGAGCCGGGGACTTCATTATACTTTGCAATATCCTGAAAAAGACGATCAAAGGTGGCTCAAAGATACGGTGCTTAGAAGACCCCTGGTGGGGTAACAATTTAGGTGCCCAAGCCATGCTTATGGAATCATTGAAATTATCACCGTAGGGGCGGATTCCATATCCGCCCCATCCATATCCGCTAAAAAATGATATAGGGGCAGAAAGAGGGTTCGAAATTGTGCAATCATTTAAACGGCATGCAGCAATTTAATACATAGAAAAGGTAAAACGGAATATTGTGCCGCCTTTTGGAAAACGAATGCGGGTAGGTGACGATTTGTAGCTTGTGAATAGTTTGGCATCAATTATGCAGATAATTATAATGATTATACAATGACTTCCGAAAAAGAAGCAGGTTATCGCTGGGTAATTTTATCGATCTTTGTCATATCACAATTTATACTTTCCATTGCCGGCTTCGGGTGGGGGTCCCTGGCGCCCTTTCTAAAGAAGGTGATGGCCCTCAATGCGACTCAAATCGGTTTAATAAGTTCCAGTTTCTATTTTACATCTGCCATGATCGCTTTCCCGGCAGGAGTTGCGATAGATCGCTATGGGGTAAGAGTAGGGGTCATTCTTTGGCTCGGCCTTACCGGGATACCTTTGTTTTTCTTAAGTTTTATTCATTATTATTATTTATTTCTGGTTGTTGCGGCTCTATCGGGACTCGGATACGGAATAGGCAACCCTGTTGCCTCAAAAGGGCTCTTTATATGGTTTGACCAAAGGACCAGGGGGACTGCCTTCGGAATCAGGCAGGCGGCCGTAACAGCAGGCGGAGCCGCGGCGGGAATATTTCTTGTTTATCTTTCCGAGAGAATGGGACCGTTTTCTGCTATACGTATTATAAGTCTTATGATTATAGTCGTTATGGGTTTTGCCATATTTTTTTACCGGGATCCTGCCGGAGATGGTACCGAATCAGGCAGAGTCTCCAAAAAACTCGAATTCGGAGTTCTTTTTAATAATATCCCCTTACTCCTCTTATCTGTTTACATGGCCATGCTCGCCTTGGCCCAGGGAGTCGTTATTACCTTCCTGATACTTTATCTTAATGAAAAACTTGGTTATTCATTGATTATGTCAGGTTCTTTTTTGGCAATACTGATGATAGGAGCGG of Desulfosarcina sp. BuS5 contains these proteins:
- a CDS encoding MFS transporter yields the protein MTSEKEAGYRWVILSIFVISQFILSIAGFGWGSLAPFLKKVMALNATQIGLISSSFYFTSAMIAFPAGVAIDRYGVRVGVILWLGLTGIPLFFLSFIHYYYLFLVVAALSGLGYGIGNPVASKGLFIWFDQRTRGTAFGIRQAAVTAGGAAAGIFLVYLSERMGPFSAIRIISLMIIVVMGFAIFFYRDPAGDGTESGRVSKKLEFGVLFNNIPLLLLSVYMAMLALAQGVVITFLILYLNEKLGYSLIMSGSFLAILMIGAASGRILWGMLSDRMFNGRRKPVLLMIPAFSFASITVLTCWTREWPDWLLMIVVILTGISSVGWTSIGLVTVSEISDREKTASAVGLASTIGWSGMFISPIAFGSLTDYFGYLTAWFSIAVFCLLAFILCLFIPIRTRD